In one Brevibacillus composti genomic region, the following are encoded:
- a CDS encoding DnaD domain-containing protein — MDTEILQILQEGATSISNLLLKRYKQTSLSDEEMILIIHILSFQQEGNRFPTIQELEDRMSMPSTRLIQTLQKLIKEEWISIDEYTDPQTGMRHELYNLTPLYRKLYQSWREQRHASRRIDALAEPYAEIASAAESEQMGLYARFEQAFGRPLSPFEIETIHIWTAQDGYSDELILTALREAATVGKLHIRYIDRILLEWQKQQISSVEEARHYSLRFRRHQPAGDQRQPL, encoded by the coding sequence TACAAGCAGACGTCTCTGTCTGATGAAGAAATGATCCTGATCATTCATATATTATCGTTTCAACAGGAGGGGAATCGCTTCCCGACCATACAGGAGCTGGAAGACAGGATGTCCATGCCTTCCACCAGATTGATCCAAACGCTGCAAAAATTAATCAAGGAAGAATGGATCAGCATCGACGAATACACCGATCCGCAGACCGGGATGCGGCATGAGCTCTACAATCTGACGCCGCTCTACCGAAAGCTGTATCAAAGCTGGCGGGAACAGCGGCACGCATCGCGGAGAATCGACGCACTGGCCGAACCGTACGCCGAGATCGCCAGTGCGGCGGAGTCGGAGCAAATGGGCTTGTACGCCCGGTTTGAACAGGCGTTTGGCCGACCGCTGTCGCCTTTCGAAATCGAGACAATCCACATCTGGACGGCCCAGGACGGCTACTCGGACGAACTGATCCTGACCGCCTTGCGCGAAGCCGCTACAGTCGGCAAGCTGCATATCCGCTACATCGACCGCATTCTCCTGGAATGGCAAAAGCAGCAGATTTCCAGTGTCGAAGAGGCTCGCCATTACAGCCTTCGCTTCCGGCGCCATCAGCCGGCGGGCGATCAGCGCCAACCACTTTGA